In Microcaecilia unicolor chromosome 1, aMicUni1.1, whole genome shotgun sequence, the following are encoded in one genomic region:
- the ADCYAP1 gene encoding pituitary adenylate cyclase-activating polypeptide, with amino-acid sequence MAMCSRVLLAFLVVYGMIMPSSVSCSPAALKYPAFRLEDEVYDQDGNTLPHFAFENDPAGIGSATSLLDNMYNTYYPPEKRHADGLLNKAYRKVLDQLSARKYLHSLMAKRVGGVIGSLEEDSDPLSKRHSDGIFTDSYSRYRKQMAVKKYLAAVLGKRVEDINIDHLLLDIDIDALLQGDFDANDLGELLKQILPPAM; translated from the exons ATGGCAATGTGCAGCAGAGTGCTCCTCGCCTTCCTGGTGGTGTATGGGATGATAATGCCTTCCAGTGTTTCCTGTTCACCTGCTGCCCTCAAATACCCAGCCTTTAG GCTTGAAGATGAAGTATACGATCAAGACGGAAATACTCTTCCACATTTCGCCTTCGAAAACGACCCTGCTGGCATAGGAAGCGCTACATCGCTTTTAGACAATATGTATAACACCTATTATCCACCAGAAAAGAG ACATGCGGATGGGCTGTTAAACAAAGCCTATAGGAAAGTCCTGGATCAATTATCTGCCAGAAAGTACCTGCATTCCCTGATGGCCAAGCGCGTAGG AGGGGTCATCGGCAGCTTGGAGGAGGACTCGGACCCGCTCTCCAAAAGACACTCTGATGGCATTTTCACGGACAGCTACAGTCGCTACCGAAAACAAATGGCTGTCAAGAAATATTTGGCAGCCGTCCTGGGGAAAAG GGTTGAAGACATTAATATTGACCATTTACTACTGGACATAGACATTGATGCCCTGCTACAAGGGGATTTTGATGCTAATGATTTGGGAGAATTGCTGAAGCAGATTCTTCCCCCG GCAATGTGA